A section of the Malania oleifera isolate guangnan ecotype guangnan chromosome 2, ASM2987363v1, whole genome shotgun sequence genome encodes:
- the LOC131148642 gene encoding protein LIGHT-DEPENDENT SHORT HYPOCOTYLS 10 yields the protein MSIERGKEVGEGSSSRIPGDLPHQQPATPSRYESQKRRDWNTFGQYLKNQRPPVPLSQCNCNHVLDFLRYLDQFGKTKVHLQGCMFFGQPEPPAPCTCPLRQAWGSLDALIGRLRAAYEENGGSPETNPFASGAIRVYLREIRESQAKARGIPYKKKKKKPNQGGSESNSMQFS from the exons ATGTCGATCGAGCGAGGAAAAGAAGTTGGAGAAGGCTCCTCCTCCAGAATCCCCGGCGATCTCCCCCACCAGCAGCCCGCCACTCCGAGCCG GTACGAGTCGCAGAAGAGGAGAGACTGGAACACTTTTGGGCAGTACTTGAAGAACCAGAGGCCGCCGGTGCCGCTGTCACAGTGCAATTGCAACCATGTCCTCGACTTTCTCAGGTACCTTGATCAGTTCGGGAAGACCAAGGTGCACCTGCAAGGATGCATGTTTTTTGGGCAGCCGGAGCCGCCGGCGCCGTGCACCTGCCCCCTCAGGCAGGCCTGGGGTAGCCTGGACGCGCTCATCGGTCGCCTCCGGGCGGCTTACGAGGAGAACGGGGGCTCGCCGGAGACTAACCCTTTTGCCAGTGGTGCAATAAGGGTTTATCTTAGAGAGATTAGGGAATCCCAAGCTAAGGCAAGGGGGATTCcgtacaagaagaagaagaagaagcccaATCAAGGCGGTAGTGAATCAAATTCCATGCAGTTCTCTTGA